The Meiothermus sp. genome segment AACCTCACCCGGGCCGAGAACGGGCTGGCCCTGGCCCAGGCCTCGCTGCGAAGCCTGGTGGGTGCGTTCTCCACGGTAGCGCCGTTGCCCAATCCCCCTGCCCTGCCGGAAGCCACCTCCGTGCAGGGGCTGCTGGCTAAAAACCCCGACGTCATCCAGGCCCGCCAGCGAACCGAGCTGGCCAACCTCCAGGTGGAACTGCTCGACCCCAGCTACGCGGCCCAGGCCGAGATAGCAGCCGCAAAGTCGCGGGCCGAGCAGGCCAGTGCGGGCGCTCGGGAAATCGAGCGGGGGCTGGGGCTGCAATACGACTCGCTGTACCAGAACCTGCAGGCCGCCGCTCGGGCCCTGGCCGTGCAACAGGCCGCCCTGGCCAACGCCCGCGAGGCCCTGGCCAACGATAAAAAGCGCCTGGACGCCGGGCTGATTAGCCAGGTGGCCTACCTGCAGACCGAGCTTTCCTTCATCCAGGCCGAGCTGGCCGCCCAGCAAGCCTTGGGCAACTACTGGCGGGCCTACTACAGCCTGCTGGCGGGAGGGCGCTAATGGAAAAGTCGTCCTACAGGGTTTGGCTCTGGCTGGGGCTGGTGGTGTTCTTGCTGGCCGGGTGCGGGCCGCGCCGCGCCGCTTCTTCAGAAAGCCCTGCCCGCAGAAACGCCGGTGTCTCGAAGCATTAAGGTGCGGGTGGTGC includes the following:
- a CDS encoding TolC family protein; amino-acid sequence: MKMALATRLISLVAVFLTPFTLSQAQNLTLEAALARAAEQAPVAAAKAELDDASANLQRVLSDPLLTRPSKVQAEQRAALAQASYERALVQAQSSIVGAYAQVLEAQLQVRLAQKALEVATRGLEIAQIRQRNGSGTALDVRNAQNRLDDARSNLTRAENGLALAQASLRSLVGAFSTVAPLPNPPALPEATSVQGLLAKNPDVIQARQRTELANLQVELLDPSYAAQAEIAAAKSRAEQASAGAREIERGLGLQYDSLYQNLQAAARALAVQQAALANAREALANDKKRLDAGLISQVAYLQTELSFIQAELAAQQALGNYWRAYYSLLAGGR